From a single Myotis daubentonii chromosome 5, mMyoDau2.1, whole genome shotgun sequence genomic region:
- the SHC2 gene encoding SHC-transforming protein 2, whose product MTQGPGGRAPPAPPAPPEPEAPTTFCALLPRMPQWKFAAPAGFLGRGPAAARAAGGAGAAGGADPPAEPAGPASVPGLAAAVLGACEPRCSAPCPLPTLSRCRTAGTRGSRGARGTAGAPDAAADEWIRKGSFIHKPAHGWLHPDARVLGPGVSYIVRYMGCIEVLRSMRSLDFNTRTQVTREAINRLHEAVPGVRGSWKRKAPNKALASILGKSNLRFAGMSIAVSISTDGLNLSVPATRQIIANHHMQSISFASGGDTDMTDYVAYVAKDPINQRACHILECCEGLAQSVISTVGQAFELRFKQYLHSPPKVVVPPERLTGLEESAWGDEEDMEHNYYNSIPGKEPPLGGLVDSRLTLTQPCALGALGAVSQGASPPRRDTHGLHWELGPSAPPGDGYVQADAQGPRDYEDHLYVNTQGLDASEPLQPEDSPKKDLFDMRPFEDALKLHECSAAAGAAASLPLEDQWPSPPTRRAPIAPTEEQLRQEPWYHGQMSRRAAEKLLRADGDFLVRDSVTNPGQYVLTGMHAGQPKHLLLVDPEGVVRTKDVLFESISHLIDYHLQNGQPIVAAESELHLRGVVKREP is encoded by the exons ATGACGCAGGGTCCCGGCGGGCGCGCGCCCCCCGCGCCTCCAGCGCCCCCGGAGCCCGAGGCGCCCACCACCTTCTGCGCGCTGCTGCCGCGCATGCCACAGTGGAAGTTCGCGGCTCCGGCCGGTTTCCTGGGCCGCGGCCCGGCagcggcgcgggcggcggggggcgcAGGAGCTGCCGGGGGCGCCGATCCCCCGGCGGAACCCGCCGGCCCGGCTAGCGTCCCCGGGCTGGCGGCCGCGGTCCTGGGCGCCTGCGAGCCGCGCTGCTCCGCGCCCTGCCCCCTGCCGACTCTCAGCCGCTGCCGGACTGCCGGGACGCGGGGGTCGCGGGGCGCGCGGGGGACGGCTGGGGCCCCAGACGCCGCCGCCGACGAGTGGATCCGCAAAGGAAGCTTCATCCACAAGCCAGCGCACGGCTGGCTACACCCAGACGCCAGGGTCCTGGGGCCCGGGGTCTCCTACATCGTTCGG TACATGGGCTGCATCGAGGTGCTACGCTCCATGCGATCCCTGGACTTCAATACTCGCACCCAGGTCACCAG GGAGGCCATCAACCGACTCCATGAGGCTGTGCCTGGAGTCCGGGGCTCCTGGAAGAGGAAG GCCCCCAACAAGGCGCTGGCCTCCATCCTGGGCAAGAGCAACCTGCGCTTCGCTGGCATGAGCATTGCCGTCAGCATCTCGACTGATGgcctcaacctctctgtgcctgccaCACGCCAG ATCATCGCCAACCACCACATGCAGTCCATTTCCTTCGCGTCGGGTGGCGACACG gacaTGACAGATTATGTGGCCTATGTCGCCAAGGACCCCATCAACCAGAGAG CCTGCCACATCCTGGAGTGCTGCGAGGGCCTCGCCCAGAGCGTCATCAGCACTGTGGGCCAAGCCTTCGAGCTGCGCTTCAAACAGTACCTGCACAGCCCCCCCAAGGTGGTCGTCCCCCCTGAAAG GCTGACCGGGCTGGAGGAGTCGGCCTGGGGGGATGAGGAGGACATGGAACACAATTACTACAATAGCATCCCAGGGAAGGAGCCGCCCCTGGGAGGACTGGTGGACTCCAGGCTCACCTTGACACAGCCCTGTGCCCTCGGGGCCCTCGGAGCTGTCAGCCAG GGAGCATCTCCTCCTCGAAGAGACACCCATGGCCTGCACTGGGAGCTGGGCCCCTCAG CCCCGCCAGGGGATGGCTACGTGCAGGCAGATGCCCAGGGGCCCCGAGACTACGAGGACCACCTGTACGTCAACACGCAGGGCCTGGACGCCTCAGAGCCTCTGCAGCCCGAGGACAGCCCTAAGAAGGACCTGTTTGACATGC GACCCTTCGAGGATGCGCTGAAGCTGCACGAGTGCTCCGCGGCCGCGGGCGCAGCAGCCTCCCTTCCCTTGGAGGACCAGTGGCCCAGCCCCCCGACCCGCAGGGCCCCCATTGCCCCCACCGAGGAGCAGCTGCGGCAGGAGCCCTGGTACCACGGCCAGATGAGCCGCCGGGCGGCGGAGAAACTGCTGCGAGCCGACGGGGACTTCCTCGTGCGCGACAGCGTCACCAACCCCGGGCAGTACGTGCTCACAGGCATGCACGCGGGGCAGCCCAAGCACCTGCTTCTTGTGGACCCCGAGGGCGTG